The following are encoded in a window of Deltaproteobacteria bacterium genomic DNA:
- a CDS encoding ABC transporter permease, with translation MRLFVSYTIAFFLILTFLSTLPHLLPGDPLELYYNDPIAEVPPALLESLRARYGLDKPIYEQVLTSLKNIFVGELGYSLVEQEEVSHLLWDYGRRSLFLVVPAFLFSALIGFIFGMEAGTRKDSPFDRLGLFTFIGLGALPPMVSGGVLLYLFYYRFFPGGVTSISGSGPLEVFQYLVLPTLTLIVSHVTLNFLLTRNNVVFLLKEPFVLALQAKEVGNTRIKYLHLARNILPLWIQRLAVSLGTLLTAGIVVEVVFHYPGLGSLLQEAILSRDYPLINGIILLLTMSVLGFNLAADLINKRLGVRE, from the coding sequence GTGAGGCTATTTGTATCCTATACCATAGCCTTTTTTCTCATCTTGACCTTCCTCTCTACCCTCCCACATCTTTTGCCGGGGGACCCGCTGGAGCTCTATTATAACGACCCTATAGCCGAGGTCCCCCCGGCCCTATTAGAATCCCTCAGGGCTCGTTACGGATTGGACAAACCCATCTATGAACAAGTCCTTACCTCTTTGAAAAATATCTTTGTTGGGGAGTTGGGCTACTCCCTAGTGGAGCAGGAGGAGGTATCCCACCTCCTCTGGGATTATGGAAGGAGGAGTCTGTTTTTGGTCGTGCCGGCCTTCCTCTTTTCTGCTTTGATAGGCTTCATCTTCGGGATGGAGGCGGGCACCAGGAAAGACAGCCCTTTCGACCGCCTGGGGCTCTTTACCTTTATCGGCCTCGGTGCCCTCCCGCCAATGGTCTCGGGCGGTGTGCTCCTTTACCTCTTTTATTATCGCTTCTTCCCGGGAGGGGTCACCTCCATCTCCGGCTCCGGTCCCTTGGAGGTCTTTCAATATCTCGTTCTCCCCACCCTAACCCTCATTGTCTCCCACGTCACCCTGAACTTCCTCCTGACTCGAAACAACGTGGTCTTTCTCCTGAAGGAACCCTTCGTCCTCGCCCTTCAGGCCAAGGAGGTGGGGAATACGAGGATCAAATACCTTCACCTAGCCAGGAACATCCTTCCCCTCTGGATCCAGAGGTTAGCCGTGTCATTGGGCACCCTGTTGACAGCGGGAATTGTCGTGGAGGTTGTATTCCACTATCCTGGACTGGGTTCTCTCCTTCAGGAGGCCATCCTCTCACGGGACTACCCCCTTATCAACGGGATCATCCTCCTGCTCACCATGTCGGTGTTGGGGTTTAACCTTGCGGCGGACCTGATAAACAAAAGATTGGGGGTGAGGGAATAA
- a CDS encoding ABC transporter substrate-binding protein: protein MKRIYILLSFLFFLLLTLIPTGRAQTIVLGDATGLRASWGYPNPYTCVPRGPGYCRASLLFDTLVWKDQKGTIPFLAEKWSYNEKENSWTFLIREGILWHDGKPLTARDVAFTFRYIIKYPVPFYGKVSCLIKDVQVKGRKVTVYLKGPNPDFIGHYVGTMLIIPEHIWKGVGDPYHFTAPRSFIGTGPFILEEYHKGEDLYIYRANHDYFMGKPKFEKVIFKKVPDQHQALINGEIDMARINGKMIPRMQENGLKVISGPSYWNLKLLFNTRKGPFTHQKARQAIAYAIDREAMVKIVKMGFAKKGNPNFLPDDNPWYCPSSNQYPYRPEMTRRLIRKANLPTEITMIASSRFRKDAEFVQKALKGVGLKVKVRFYDLNTADALIMKDNFDLAITGHGGLGGAPSMMVKFITQKVTYSARFEDAQLKALLKKVERLRDKEERRKVMCKFQEVYAEKLPALTLYYPTWYYAFSDKAEFYLTPGGVAFGIPLPLNKLIFVERKQ from the coding sequence ATGAAGAGAATTTATATCTTGTTGTCTTTCCTGTTCTTTTTATTGCTAACCCTTATCCCCACAGGTAGGGCGCAGACCATTGTCCTCGGGGATGCAACCGGTCTGAGGGCCTCCTGGGGCTATCCAAATCCCTACACCTGTGTCCCCCGTGGACCAGGATACTGCAGGGCCTCTCTCCTTTTTGATACCTTGGTGTGGAAGGACCAAAAGGGGACCATCCCCTTCTTGGCAGAGAAGTGGTCCTATAATGAGAAGGAAAATAGCTGGACCTTCCTGATTCGAGAGGGAATCCTCTGGCATGATGGAAAGCCCCTCACGGCCCGGGATGTGGCTTTTACCTTCCGATACATTATTAAGTACCCCGTCCCCTTTTACGGTAAGGTCTCCTGTCTAATCAAAGATGTTCAGGTCAAGGGAAGGAAGGTCACTGTATACCTCAAGGGCCCAAATCCGGACTTTATCGGCCACTATGTGGGGACCATGCTTATCATTCCTGAACATATCTGGAAGGGTGTGGGAGATCCGTACCATTTCACGGCGCCTCGCTCTTTTATTGGCACTGGTCCCTTTATCTTAGAGGAATACCACAAGGGCGAGGACCTGTACATCTACCGGGCCAATCATGACTACTTCATGGGGAAACCCAAGTTCGAGAAGGTCATCTTCAAAAAGGTGCCTGACCAACACCAGGCCCTCATAAACGGGGAGATAGACATGGCCCGGATAAACGGCAAGATGATCCCCCGCATGCAGGAAAATGGGCTAAAGGTAATCTCCGGCCCATCCTACTGGAATTTGAAGCTCTTGTTCAATACGCGCAAAGGCCCCTTTACCCACCAAAAGGCCAGGCAGGCCATTGCCTACGCCATAGATCGGGAGGCCATGGTAAAAATCGTGAAGATGGGCTTTGCCAAAAAGGGGAATCCCAATTTTCTCCCAGATGATAATCCCTGGTACTGTCCCTCTTCAAATCAATACCCGTATAGGCCGGAGATGACAAGGCGTTTAATCCGAAAGGCCAACCTCCCCACCGAGATTACGATGATCGCCTCTAGCCGCTTCCGCAAGGATGCAGAGTTTGTCCAGAAGGCATTGAAAGGGGTGGGTCTGAAGGTAAAAGTGCGATTCTACGACTTAAACACGGCCGATGCCCTGATCATGAAGGACAATTTCGATCTCGCCATCACGGGGCACGGCGGTCTTGGTGGAGCGCCCTCAATGATGGTTAAATTCATCACCCAGAAGGTCACATACAGCGCCAGGTTCGAGGACGCACAGTTGAAGGCCCTCTTAAAGAAGGTGGAAAGGTTAAGGGACAAAGAGGAGCGAAGAAAGGTCATGTGCAAATTTCAGGAGGTCTATGCCGAGAAGCTCCCTGCCTTGACCCTTTATTACCCGACCTGGTATTATGCCTTTAGTGACAAGGCAGAATTCTACCTGACGCCAGGGGGAGTCGCCTTCGGGATTCCCCTGCCTCTTAACAAACTGATCTTTGTCGAAAGGAAGCAGTGA